A window of Epinephelus lanceolatus isolate andai-2023 chromosome 3, ASM4190304v1, whole genome shotgun sequence genomic DNA:
AAAGCCATGGATGGCTCTCACACAGGTGAATACATAAGCGATATGTTCCTCAGTCTGCTGAAGCATTGGGACATCGAAACAGAGAGAGTTGTACTTGTGCTTCGTGATAGTGGTGCCAACATGATCAAAGGGATGAGGCTCGCCGAACTACCTGATCTCAGCTGCAGTGCTCACACACTTCAGCTGGTGGTGAACGATGGGATCAGCAGCCAGCGAGCAGTGGCAGACATCGTTGCCAAATTGAAATCTTCTGCTACCCATTTTAACCATTCAGTGCTGGCCAAACAGCGTTTGAAGAACATTCAAAAAGAGCTTGACCTCCCCCAGCACACAATAATCCAGTCGGTGCCAACACGCTGGAACTCCACTCTTCACATGTTGGAGAGCATGCTGGAGCAGAAGCGGGCACTTAATGTATATGCAGGGGAACATggaaaaatatctgtctttACAGCAGATCAGTGGGCTCTTGTGGACAATCTGATTGCCACACAGAGCCCACTTGAACAGATTACACTCGAAATGAGTAGATCTGACTCCACAATTTCATGCATCATTCCCTGCATCACAGTGCTGAAAATGTTGCTGGAAGCTGAAGGTGCCAAAACAAGAGGAATCGGAACACTCCGAGAGACTATGCTGAACAGCCTAAAGGCCAGATTTGAGAAGGCAGAGAAAACAAGATGCTTGGTCCTTGCAACACTGCTAGATCCTTGTTACAAGGGTCATGCCTTGGCTCCTGGTACACTGAGGAATACAAAGGACTGGATCAAGGAAGAGCATGCCACTCTGTCTGAGGCTGCAAAACAGAAAAGTGCTTCCTCAGAAGGTCAAGGCCAAGAAGATCCAAAACGGAAAAgggcagaggaagaagaggaggaagtcaCTGGTCCATCAGACATGCTTGAGCAGATGTATGCCAGCCTTCCTGGGGCACATGGACCAACCCCAGACGAGACTgatgaggaggagcagcagttTACTCAGCAGCTGGATCAGTACTTAAGGGAGCCGCTGATCGACAGGCAGAAGGGCCAGCCACTTGAATGGTGGAAACAGAATGCATCCCGATTGCACCTTCTAGCACCACTTGCCAGAAAGTTTCTCAGtccacccccctcctctgttcCCAGTGAGAGGGTATTCAGTGAGGTCAGCCAGATATATGAGAAGAAGAGGTACAGGCTGACAGGAGAGAATGCAGAGCGCCTCTGTTTCCTCCACTATAACCTACAGCTCCTAAACTGGGATTATTAAGAACTTTCAGTGAGGGATGTGTGGGGTAGCTAAAGAGTATTAGAAGTGGGCCAAAGTGCATATTATGCAcaattctttatttctttttatgttgttttttgttttgttttgtattgctGTTTACACTTTCCTTATCTTAGGAGAGCCATTTGCACTTTAACATTAAGTATTGTGCAGTGTGCACACTATGCTGCTTGTTCGTTACTATTGTGTGCAATACTTCAATTGTTTTAATGATGcctaaatatttgttttattttattttatagacaTTACTTGAGTAATTAAAAGcaccaaacactttttttcatttgaaagtatgtgtggtaaagttgaacaaagctgaatcctactgtgtacagtagttgttgttttatttatgcttaaattaaaatattttttattttatttcttagaCATTACTTGAATAATTAAAAGCACCAAACACTTTTtgttcatttgaaagtatgtgtgGTAAAGTTGAACAAAGCCgttgaatattttttactgttcaataaatgtttcttattttaaacttgagacctgtaatatttgttatcattgtgtcatttttttgatgtaaattgagggagcaaaagcagtatcggccccaaatattggctcaagaaaatcggcagtccataatcggtcatcggctaagggtgatggaaaaaaatcggtatcggcatcggccctaaaaaatccatatcggtctatccctattgtaaatcatggtttacacatgcattgtaaaaggttgcagtAACAAGCCGAAGACGTGGAGCAAAGGGAAGTTTCACGTAGTTCCAACCAGtaatacggacaggatgaaacaatggctatttgtgctggacatcgaccccaacacgcctgtggaaatggtccggaaaatgtttgtgtgctccagccattttttaccggaggactacgctgaaaggatggagcgcagaagctcaggaatggttcaaacgcttttcttgaaagatactgccataccatctgtcggcatcacaaaaCAAGCAGACGTGGTGAGTGatcgttgtgtattttgctcagcaatctctctgctgtaacgttacctccatgttgagtaacattagcctacaacccaagcatggtaaataaggctaaaatgcaaatgttgctgtggttatgttatggataagtgcttgcccagagcatatagtgaagtgactggcattacttctcattgttgggaataaacagactgctagggaacattttatgttttcgttccttcaggagttgtggtgatttatgagtgtggagttagcatgttctccccgtgttccggtgattattttgaggcgtactctatatttatattgcacaggtgtacctaataaagtggccagtaagccccacatttacaccaccggctctgggtctcccctcagcccctggttgctcggcagcctcagcctctcttcttgctctctcttcttgctctctcttcttccaaaacctgtaactcttcctctgtatattctggcttcttctcaacaaacttgttgttctgatgacgggagtaactgcactaaacatacgctgtttgaaatcactccgcccagcaagtactgtatgtctggaatgtagttccggctgtgcatttggcttcaaaacaactctttctcgtaatattacattattatttcatagcgtggtgaatgtgtaagctacaagttgtccacaagagcgttttggagtcatttgatggtgtatttgattagttttgagggagagagggacctgtaccgttcacctccttttcagcgggcagctctgccccaccgatctcagaacagcacgcactgacaattaaaggtaatgtacctactcatatgactatagggattacagcaataggcgaatttgccaaaatgtcgaactatccctttaaccagAAAGCATTTCACCAGAGCTGCTGTTGGTTTTTATGGAAGCTGTTAGATTCTGTCACCTCCAAACATGGTTCTTCCACCGTTGCTCATGTCCCTTATTTTATATGTTGTGGGTTAGATCCTCTGCAGgtgactattttttttttgtttttttttttaaaactagagcaattttgtgatatttttgtgaaaCATTTTACCAAGGCTTTATCAAAAGAAGAGTATAAccttagcctgagtgtcagactgaagctcccagaaccttcagtctgacatggcttccattgaaggcgatttacaagggggagggaatttgattttttccctaaccaatcagtagagatcaaggactcacccagaatctgacgtcattagtatccatgcctcgggggtgccgaaaacaagcgagcattgcccgtttaaaatgtctccatcgtCGTGCACGctcagctgcatcgccgttaaatccagtttagcagcttccttaatttggtcctccattaacgcgagtagtggcgaaatacctcgatagcatcgttaatgtggtctgtaggatctgtagcagtGGCCATtattgctatcctcaccagttacccaccggcgtacagcttgacatcagcgtggcgctgattggctaatcgctagacccccggcgttcattggtccgtccagcgtttggacaagataaatcgcaaattcgttgaagtatgccagacctactcagttgagtgggtggggtctatggtctggaaccaggctagtaTAACCTACAACTTCCACATCAATTCATTAAGCAGTTTTTCCACTAGAAAGAAGACCTTtgatcagtggtgtagtggtaattAAAGAGGTGGGCATACTATTACACTGCAAAAATAAACTATttgttttaagttaaaaaaGTTGGTGTCAAGTCTACCTGAAGTTGCCTGAATTTAAAAAGACATGTTGAATCATTACAAATTTATCTCAACTTGTCTTTTCAAATTCAGTCAACTTAAAATTTCAAGGCCACAAAGACACTAACTTTTTTTAAGTCAAAGCAAATAGTTTCCCTCTCCAGTgtaggtaggtgggtaggttactgaggaggaagtgggagCACTCTCCTATGTTTCATGTttcttatgttttatgttttattttctgtaaatggccagaaaaagagCAACACCACCTTTTCGATTACTCCAGCAATGATACTATTACACTTTTTCTCAACTGCTTACACACTATTACCAGACTTAATAACTAAATATCCTAATGCATAATGCCATCTCCCAAAAGACACACCCATTTCCCTAAACTGTTACCCGTACTGAGCTGCTTACACACATGATTCAAATTAGTTTAACTTTTAGTGCAAAACTGTACACACAAATCCCCGTAATTATCATTGCCTGCACCTTGTGTTCATTCAGAAAGCACAAGCATTCGATATTGTTCACTCAGTCAGCAAAGGCTGAACCCAATTAGCACACAATTACCTGATTGAAAACACTAGGAGACAAAATTGTTCACACACCAATCAGAACGTCCAATACACAGATAAAAGGGCCCTGGGTCAGTTCATTTTTTAGAACAATGGATCCAGGACggcaagaaagaggaagaggtcaaggaggaggaggaggaggaggaggaggaggaggaggaggaggaggaggaggaggaggaggaggaggaggaggaggaagaggaagagggaggccAAGGCCAAGGAGACAAGTagtgatcaatcaatcaatcaatcaatcaattttatttataatcaatcaatcaattttatttataaagcccaatatcacagtgaatgagtgagtgatgAAATTCGTGCCACTCTTGTTGACCATGTCCTTGTGCATGGCCTGACAATGAGGGAGGCTGGGCAACGAGTGCAGCCAAACCTTAACCGCTTCACTGTTGCCTCCATCATACGGACCTTCAGGCAGGAAAATAAGTAAGTATATTATGTACATACTGCtctctactgtactctactTTAGATTGCTGTACCCTTACAGTACTGTACagcatgtatatatttattgtaGCTGTTTGCTCTATCATTCTGTATGCATCTCAGTTACAGTATGTAATGTGGAATTACTGTAGGCTCCCATTTTGTTACAGTAAAAGAATTGTTTACAGTTACAGTATCCCATCCCACTTCTGTTTTTGCATGTGATGTGGATGAGGTTCTCTGGCCTGACCCAGACCAGAGACGCGATGCTGTACAAGAgtgaaatattttctgttttctgtttctatttattttgccattttctgtatttatatttttgtgtaaaaatgtttttcttctttttttcctcctttatgaataaaaataaaaacatttgtctATTGTGTTTATCATTTGCAGTTTTTCTTGATTGCTTTGACCTGCTTAAAGAAACTGGGATCCACTCGGTTTTCATCATCACTgagcatgtttacatgcacactaataaaccgatcattatctgatttctggagttacctgattattcaagtggtcaagtaaacagcataatccaataggctttatcagataaaagccattatctgattatgagaaatcagataaacacacctaactttttccccaatagtcagattattcggtgcatgtataccctttaatctggtttctttcgggttttgctattttatagTCCcgctccactacattttagagggaaatattgtactttctactccactacgttaatctgacagcttttgtttcctttcagataaagattttacataaaataatatatttttatattctcagtgtttaaattgtcacttttattttatcttacttatatgttatgcactttgtgtgacaagtttatatacaatacacttgtatattgcactttgcagtacttttactccgaatctacccaaagtatgtaaaattggctccacattgataaactacacattagaatgctctcacatgtatttgttaatgataaaaacaaacagtactgtaagaatataagctgtcagcatgatgagtgctttattttgcaaatatatgacttgcgtattttttgaggtttttcaaggatatgagtacctactgtaacaggaagtttgagttttatgtcatgtacttggggggaaatccaactgaaggactgaatcatgtaaaccaggtttttctgattatcagattattgaagtgcaCGTAAACGTGTCAAAtcggattattaccattacctgattattcccagttatctgattattgtgcgcaTGTAACCGTGCTCAATGTCTCAGCAGAGCACAAGACACCTCTTGCAAATGTGTTAACCCTTTCTCATTGGattgacacattttccccacccTTTTGCAGAACAGTTAACACGGATGTCATTCAAGCAGTCCAAACTCCATTGTTTTAGCTATGGTAACCAAACAGAAACCATCTGTTCCTAACTATTAGAAACTACCTACATCAGTATGAAATCACTGAAGCACCTGTTTGACACTCCTTCACACAAATCTTCAATTAGCAATCAGTCTGCAGGCCTTAAAAGGTGCAGCGTCTGTGTTGTTCTTTGCCAACATGGATGGAAGAGGTCTAAGACAGAAGAGACTGAGTATCAATAGTGGCTATTTCTTATACTCTATAGTAATAGATTTTTATACTGTATTGtaatagattttatttttattttcttaatttattatactctaacagattttattttggtttacatgtattttgtgtaatatttacagtatttcagTTTTCAGCCATTTTTGACAACAAATGGCACTGGCATGAAAGCTACGTACAGTAATAGGCTACAATGACAAGCAATGGTGCACTGATTCACACTGAttgctgtattttgtattttgttgtccACTGTGTAATGGTTGATTGGAAGAGCTCATACACTTGTTTGCAAGTTGTGTTGTTTGATGGCAAaatttgcttttgttgcatattttaaatgttttggcacAGTTAGAGCCTTTTgcaaacaaaatgtgtcattttgacCATGAGTGCCACTGTTTCGGCCTGTGtgttaactgttttgaaaatgtggAGTTTGAGTTGACTGCTGCATCAAAGCAATCAAGAAAAACTGTGAAGAGATTTTGTGGGGGAGAACCAGAAGCAACATTATATTTTTTAGGTTTTTGTGGCAGTGTTATGAATTGATCTCCACAGTGTCTAAGACTatgttgtagtgtgtgtgtttgtctggacTATTGTGTGATGTGTGAAGGCAACATTTGGTTTTGACCTGGAAGTTTGACGTTTGGGGAGTTGAATGTGCAGTTTTGGATTTGTGTTTAGGGTTTTGGGGAATGGAGCTTAGTTTCAAGAAATGTGTCTAAGCAATCgagaaaaactgaaatatgaTCAGCATCGACTGTTTGTTGAAATGCTTAAAAACAGCTATATCTACACTTCCAAGAACATGTaacactttttttgtttctcttcttgtgtttTGCCTTTGTTTGGAGAGTGACATTGTTAGAGATAGACAGGAAACatatggagagagacagagttatGACATGCATACGCATACATTACTAATCACATGACATTACTAAGTCCCAAGATTGCAATTTGTGTCTTGTCTTCTACCAGGGTTAGGTTTAGTGTGACATTAACAAGTGAGTCCAATATTTATTCTCCGATCAGCActattttggtctccaccactcccctgagggaaatatcaGTTTATTCAGCTGATAAATGTTCACCAGCTGGTTGCTAACTTTGATTACATTTATGGAAACGTCGTGGTTTGGGTTTAAATTACTACTTTGTTAAGATTAGGGGTGCTCTGTTATCACattgacaatttaaaaaaaaaaaaaaaaaaaaaaaaacatgcttaaGCAACAATTGTGGTCCTTCCGCCATGAAAGGTGTTTCATTTTGACCACCCTGACCTCTTCTCTTTGCTGATTTTGTTGCTCTACTAAAATGTCACATGACTTCCTTCCTTTGCTCCCATCATAATTACTATACCTGTAAACAGCTTTGTCAGTTAAATGTGAATATATGTTGTTTTGGGGCACTTGCTGCAACAGTGCTGATACTGCCATTCTTCCTGCAAGGACAGCCTTTT
This region includes:
- the LOC117255144 gene encoding zinc finger BED domain-containing protein 4-like, encoding MAERKNPVWQHFTEPTSGKARCAICNSSVSMGAEKGKGKNTSNMWSHLKRHHLEAYNEAVKERDKRGAAASSTQPTVVQMFDAQRKWPNSDTRSKKVDLAIVEMIATDNQPFTVVSGVGFKRLVALLEPRYSLKNDKYYYTDLFEDVHTKVENKIKEVVTLDNAGPYLAFTTDCWSGETESLISLTCHFIDKDWQRKQIVLNVKAMDGSHTGEYISDMFLSLLKHWDIETERVVLVLRDSGANMIKGMRLAELPDLSCSAHTLQLVVNDGISSQRAVADIVAKLKSSATHFNHSVLAKQRLKNIQKELDLPQHTIIQSVPTRWNSTLHMLESMLEQKRALNVYAGEHGKISVFTADQWALVDNLIATQSPLEQITLEMSRSDSTISCIIPCITVLKMLLEAEGAKTRGIGTLRETMLNSLKARFEKAEKTRCLVLATLLDPCYKGHALAPGTLRNTKDWIKEEHATLSEAAKQKSASSEGQGQEDPKRKRAEEEEEEVTGPSDMLEQMYASLPGAHGPTPDETDEEEQQFTQQLDQYLREPLIDRQKGQPLEWWKQNASRLHLLAPLARKFLSPPPSSVPSERVFSEVSQIYEKKRYRLTGENAERLCFLHYNLQLLNWDY